Proteins found in one Corallococcus exiguus genomic segment:
- the pyk gene encoding pyruvate kinase: MRRAKIVCTLGPASQTPEMLEALLESGMDVARLNFSHGSHEQHQANIDMLRAASLKVRKAVGILGDLQGPKIRTGRFVTGSTELKHGATFHITTDETVKGTDEIVSTTYPHLAADVNPGDRILLDDGLLELRVVETDKKQLIKTEVIHGGILKNNKGINLPGVAVRADALTPKDREDLIFGLKAGVDYIALSFVRQPSDLDSARQAMAEVGRTVPIISKLEKPEAIARLDAILDKTDGVMVARGDLGVEIPPEEVPAVQKDIIRRSNLRGLPVIVATQMLNSMIDNPRPTRAEASDVANAVYDGADALMLSGETASGKFPLDSVQMMERIILAAESSSRAQLLPRQIEAPLGLPLHFPDVIARVACEAAKASGATLIAAFTLSGVTARLLAHYRPTVPIVAFSPNQEVRRRLSLLWGVVPRVLEPIQETETMLRRVEEELVSRGLARRGDRIVVVFGAPVGQPGKINSLRLHTISA; encoded by the coding sequence ATGCGACGAGCAAAGATTGTCTGCACCCTCGGTCCCGCCAGTCAGACCCCGGAGATGTTGGAAGCGCTGCTGGAGTCCGGCATGGACGTGGCCCGGCTCAACTTCTCCCACGGCAGCCACGAGCAGCATCAGGCGAACATCGACATGCTGCGCGCGGCCTCGCTGAAGGTGCGCAAGGCGGTGGGCATCCTGGGCGACCTGCAGGGCCCCAAGATTCGCACGGGCCGCTTCGTCACCGGCAGCACGGAGCTGAAGCACGGCGCCACCTTCCACATCACCACCGACGAGACGGTGAAGGGCACGGACGAAATCGTGTCCACCACGTACCCGCACCTGGCGGCGGACGTGAACCCGGGCGACCGCATCCTCCTGGATGACGGCCTCCTGGAGCTGCGCGTCGTGGAGACGGACAAGAAGCAGCTCATCAAGACGGAAGTGATTCACGGCGGCATCCTGAAGAACAACAAGGGCATCAACCTGCCCGGCGTGGCGGTGCGCGCGGACGCGCTCACGCCCAAGGACCGCGAGGACCTCATCTTCGGCCTCAAGGCGGGCGTGGACTACATCGCGCTGTCCTTCGTGCGTCAGCCGTCCGACCTGGACTCCGCGCGCCAGGCCATGGCGGAGGTGGGCCGCACGGTGCCCATCATCTCCAAGCTGGAGAAGCCGGAGGCCATCGCGCGCCTGGACGCCATCCTCGACAAGACGGACGGCGTGATGGTGGCCCGAGGCGACCTGGGCGTGGAGATTCCCCCGGAAGAAGTGCCCGCCGTCCAGAAGGACATCATCCGGCGCTCCAACCTGCGCGGCCTGCCCGTCATCGTGGCCACGCAGATGCTCAACTCGATGATCGACAACCCGCGCCCCACGCGCGCGGAGGCCAGCGACGTGGCCAACGCCGTGTACGACGGCGCGGACGCGCTGATGCTCTCGGGTGAGACGGCGAGCGGCAAGTTCCCCCTGGACTCCGTGCAGATGATGGAGCGCATCATCCTGGCGGCGGAGTCCTCCTCCCGCGCGCAGCTCCTGCCGCGCCAGATTGAGGCCCCGCTGGGCCTGCCGCTGCACTTCCCGGACGTCATCGCGCGCGTGGCGTGCGAGGCGGCCAAGGCCAGCGGCGCCACGCTCATCGCGGCCTTCACGCTGTCCGGCGTGACGGCGCGGTTGCTCGCGCACTACCGGCCCACGGTGCCGATTGTCGCGTTCAGCCCGAACCAGGAGGTGCGCCGCCGCCTGTCGCTGCTCTGGGGCGTGGTGCCGCGCGTGCTGGAGCCCATCCAGGAGACGGAGACCATGCTCCGCCGCGTGGAGGAGGAGCTGGTGTCGCGGGGCCTCGCGCGCAGGGGCGACCGCATCGTGGTGGTGTTCGGCGCGCCGGTGGGCCAGCCGGGCAAGATCAACAGCCTCCGGCTGCACACCATCAGCGCCTGA